One window from the genome of Mugil cephalus isolate CIBA_MC_2020 chromosome 23, CIBA_Mcephalus_1.1, whole genome shotgun sequence encodes:
- the spry2 gene encoding protein sprouty homolog 2, with protein MDSRSQSDSDGGGGRHGRSPSSTGSSGAPRDEGRPQPPTGDDPQDPGLDNGEPAHTPPVLSLDQIRITVCSNEYTEGPTVAQRSPAAQHRQQKGDPVTSPGSRTSGQETQEERPNNLRNLHSSPHRANANASVSSGEGAPRSSSAEGSQSSVRTSVGSASSGQRLLSSLAGGEQIIRTQPPKRSEESSEELKPLNSGGDARTVQPVPGSAASSEGGGSGGGGGIHSSKCEDCGRCQCPGCSRPRVLPSCWMCGRRCVCSAQSAVEYGTCVCCVKGLFYHCSSDDEDTCADKPFSCTQSHCCVRWTTVTLLSLLFPCLLCYLPAKGCVAACQSCYDRATRPGCRCKNPERRGDDGKPT; from the coding sequence ATGGATTCCAGAAGTCAGAGCGACAGCGACGGGGGAGGAGGGCGCCACGGGCGGTCGCCGTCATCGACTGGCTCGTCGGGAGCGCCGCGTGACGAAGGGAGGCCGCAACCGCCGACCGGCGACGATCCTCAAGATCCTGGGCTGGACAACGGGGAGCCGGCCCATACGCCACCGGTGCTGTCCCTGGATCAGATCAGGATAACCGTGTGCAGCAATGAGTACACGGAAGGCCCCACGGTGGCCCAGAGGTCTCCGGCCGCGCAGCACAGGCAGCAGAAGGGCGACCCGGTTACGTCACCGGGCTCGAGGACCAGTGGGCAGGAGACTCAGGAGGAGAGGCCTAACAACCTCCGCAACCTGCACTCGTCGCCACACCGCGCCAACGCAAACGCCTCCGTCTCCTCCGGGGAGGGCGCGCCGCGGTCCTCCAGCGCCGAGGGCTCCCAGAGCAGCGTCAGGACCAGCGTGGGCAGCGCCTCCTCGGGCCAGCGGCTCCTCAGCAGCCTGGCGGGCGGCGAGCAGATAATCAGGACGCAGCCGCCGAAGCGCTCGGAGGAGAGCTCGGAGGAGCTGAAGCCCCTGAACAGCGGGGGGGACGCCAGGACGGTGCAGCCCGTGCCGGGCAGCGCCGCCTCGTCCGAGGgaggcggcagcggcggcggcggcgggatACACTCCAGCAAGTGCGAGGACTGCGGCCGGTGCCAGTGCCCCGGCTGCAGCCGGCCCCGGGTGCTCCCCTCCTGCTGGATGTGCGGCCGCCGGTGCGTGTGCTCGGCCCAGAGCGCCGTGGAGTACGGGACGTGCGTGTGCTGCGTCAAGGGGCTCTTCTACCACTGCTCCAGCGACGACGAGGACACGTGCGCCGACAAGCCCTTCTCGTGCACGCAGTCGCACTGCTGCGTGCGCTGGACCACCGTGACGCTCCTCTCCCTGCTCTTCCCCTGCCTCCTGTGCTACCTCCCGGCGAAGGGGTGCGTGGCCGCGTGCCAGAGCTGCTACGACCGGGCCACGCGGCCCGGGTGCCGGTGCAAGAACCCGGAGCGGCGCGGGGACGACGGGAAGCCGACGTAG